From one Triticum urartu cultivar G1812 chromosome 3, Tu2.1, whole genome shotgun sequence genomic stretch:
- the LOC125545286 gene encoding uncharacterized protein LOC125545286, with amino-acid sequence MEPKRSSPQAQPQPQPRAATKESPPRAAAAADAVADSPLSSLFHPAPHGVNGKEQDLYAILFKGQNGNAQASMTDGKSQWSPARGRTTYTKDNKYDSVGTSSCFGSSVHYGGREYYGCSAPKQAAEYSDYKVDKKDPVADSHGDWWQGSFYY; translated from the exons ATGGAGCCCAAGAGGTCCTCGCCCCAGGCCCAGCCCCAGCCGCAGCCGCGCGCGGCGACTAAGGAGtcgcctccccgcgccgccgccgccgccgacgccgtcGCCGACTCGCCGCTCAGCAGCCTGTTCCACCCGGCGCCGCACGGG GTAAACGGCAAAGAGCAGGACTTGTACGCCATTCTTTTCAAGGGGCAGAACGGCAATGCTCAGGCCAGCATGACAG ATGGTAAATCCCAGTGGAGTCCTGCTAGGGGCCGCACAACATATACCAAGGATAACAAGTATGACTCGGTTGGTACATCGTCTTGTTTTGGTTCTTCTGTGCACTATGGTGGCCGAGAATATTATGGCTGCTCTGCGCCCAAGCAAGCTGCGGAATACAGTGAT TACAAGGTGGATAAGAAGGATCCTGTCGCAGATTCTCATGGCGATTGGTGGCAAG GCTCGTTTTACTACTAA
- the LOC125545287 gene encoding uncharacterized protein LOC125545287, with amino-acid sequence METKAARCLCLLAMLLVAGLGAARGAGECGRVPADRMALKLAPCAAATQNPRAAVAPGCCAQIRSIGRSPKCLCAVMLSSTARQAGVKPAVAMTIPKRCAIANRPIGYKCGPYTLP; translated from the exons ATGGAGACCAAGGCGGCAAGGTGCCTCTGCTTGCTGGCGATGCTCCTGGTGgccgggctcggggcggcgcgcggcgccGGGGAGTGCGGCCGCGTGCCGGCGGACAGGATGGCGCTCAAGCTGGCGCCGTGCGCGGCGGCCACGCAGAACCCCCGGGCCGCGGTGGCGCCCGGCTGCTGCGCGCAGATACGCAGCATCGGGCGCAGCCCCAAGTGCCTGTGCGCCGTCATGCTGTCCAGCACCGCGCGCCAGGCCGGCGTCAAGCCCGCCGTCGCCATGACCATCCCCAAGCGCTGCGCCATCGCCAACCGCCCCATCGGCTACAAATGCGGCC CATACACCCTGCCATGA